The Amycolatopsis japonica nucleotide sequence GAAACAGGCGAGCGTGGTCCGCAGCATGTTCACCCACGGGTCGCGCTGGGTCAGCATCGCGGGCGAGGTGACCGCGTGCTGCCGCATGCCGGACGCCTTGCCGCCGGAAACCTCGGTGACCCGCGCCCACAGCCGCCGCGCGGCACGGAACTTGGCGATCGTGAGGAACTGGTCGGCGGTGGCGGCGAGCCGGAATTCGATCTGCGCGGCCGCGGTGTCGACGTCCAGCCCCGTTTCGGTGAGCGCCCGCAGGTACGCGACACCCGCGGCGATGGTCGCGCCGAGTTCCTGCGCGTCCGAGCCGCCCGCCTCGTGGAACGGCAGGCCGTCGGCGACGATCGTCCGCACCTTCGGGTGACTGACGGCGACCCGCGCCGCCAGTTCCGCGGCGGGGGCGAGCGGATGCGCCGAACCGGTGCGCGCGGCCGACCCGATCGGGTCGGCGCCGAGCGTCGCGGTGACCGCGCTCGCCGGGATCTCGCGTTCCGCGAAAAGAGCGAACAACTCGTTCGCGGCGGCTTCGTACTCGTCGCCCGCGTCGAGGACGACGGGTGCGAGGTCGATGTAGACCTCGTTCAGCGCGTCGCCCAGATCGGCGACGGGGACGCCGGTCGCGCCGGCGCGCAGCCAGATGGAGCTGACGCCGCCTTCGAGGTCGGCGAGGATCGCGGCGTTCGTGGCCTTGGCGTCACGGCGCGTGTACCGGGCGCGGACGTCCCAGCCGGTCGTCACCGCGCCCTCGGGCCGGGCGCTTCTCACGAACGGCGGAAGGCCGGGAAAACCAGTCCCGTCGACGGTGTCTTCGGCCGTGTAGAGCGGCTGGATCTCCAGGCCGTCGTACGTCCGCGTGACCAGCTTGCTTTCGGGCAGGCCGTCGAAGGACTCGTCGATGGCGCCGCTCTTGCGCAGCACGCCCGCGACCAGCTCGCGCCACTGGTCCCGGCTCGCTTCGGGGAACTCCGCCGCGAGCTCCAATTCTTCCGGCGCGTCGGGCTCGCCAGGGGTCGGCACTGACTCCGTCTCGGCCACTTCCGTCATAGCCATCGATGCTAACGGCCCTCAAGTGGCACCACCTGTGACGCTAGTCGCGCCTAGGGGGTGATTAGGGGGCGATGCCGGGCGGTCGTGAACGGCGGTTTCGCGTGACTGGCCGGACGGCACGTGTGATCAGACGGACGACACGCGTGATGGAATGGACGACACGCTCGGAGCCGGGCTTCCGCCTCGAGTCGTCCGTCTGATCACGTGTGTCGTCCGGCCAGTCACGTGTGTCGTCCGTCTGATCACACGAAACGACCCGGCAGCGCACCGCTGTCCGGGCGGCCCGTTCACTCCGACAGGGCACGGCGCATAGGGCCGCCACACGGGCATACGACACAATTGGGCCGTGCCGTCCGACACCACCGAGTCCAGCGAGAGTCCCGGCGACGAGAAGCGAGTAGTCGCCGGGCGATATCGGTTGCGCTCGGTCATCGGATCAGGGTCGATGGGCACGGTCTGGTCGGCTTACGACGAGTTCCTGCACCGCCCCGTCGCGGTCAAGGAGGTCCGCCTCCCGCCCGGCGTTCCGGCGTCGCAGGCCGACGAACTGCGCGAACGGACCCTGCGCGAAGCCCGCGCGATCGCCGTCCTGAGCCACCCGAACGTGATCATCCTGCACGACGTCGCCCGCGAGAACGACGAACCGTTCGTCGTGATGGAGCTGCTGCCGTCGCGCAGCCTCGCGCACATCCTGCGCGACCACGGGCCGCTGACGGTCGAGCAGGCCGCGGCGGTCGGCATCGCGGTGGCGTCCGCGCTCGAAGCCGCGCACGCCGCCGGGATCACCCACCGTGACGTCAAACCGGGCAACGTCCTCGTCGCGGGTGACGGCCGGATCAAGCTCACGGACTTCGGCATCGCGCGCAACGTCTCCGAAGCCACCATGACCCGCACCGGGATGATGCTGGGCTCGCCCGCCTACATCGCGCCCGAGGTCGCTTCCGGCGGCGCCGTCGTCCCCGCCGCCGATCTGTGGGGTCTCGGCGCGACACTGTTCGCCGCCATCGAGGGCTCGCCGCCGTACGACGCCGACGGCGACCCGCTCGAAACGGTCGGCAAGGTCGTCAACGGGAAGGTGCCGAAGCCCGGCCCCGGCCCGCTGGCCGACGTGATCGGCGCGCTCATGAAGAAGGAGCCGTCGAAACGGATCACCCTGCGCGAGGTCCGGCGCCGGCTGTACCCGTTGCAGGCCAAGACGCTCATCGACCTCTTCCCCGCCGAGCTGTTCCACACGCCCGACGGCAAGAAGACCACCGCGCATCTGGACGCCACCGACACCCAGGTGATCAAGCCGGTCGCGCCGGAGAAACCGGGCGAGGGCACGAGTTCCGAACTCGCCGCCGACCCCGGTCCGCTGCCGTTCCTCAACCAGCCCGCGCCGGCGCCTCCCGTCGAACTCGCGCCGATGCCGACCGTCACGCCACCGCCGCCTCGGCGGCCCGGCCGCTCGACGGTGGGCACGGTGGTGCTGGCGCTCGCGTCGGTCGTCCTGTTCCTGCTGGCAGCGGGCGGCGGGTTCGTGCTGGCCAGGGCCGTCGGCGGACAGGATCTGCGACCGCCGGAGAAGCTGCAGCAAGGCGACACGATCATCACCCAGCCGCCGCCGAAACTGATCACGCAACAGGGTGACGCGAGCACCGTGAACGGCCTCAAGGGCGGCCGGTTCAGCCTCGGTGTCCCGGAGGGCTGGCAGAAGTTCGTCGCGCCGCATATCACCAGGGGTGTGCCGAGCACGGTGGTCCAGTACGTCTCGCCCGACGGCCGCCAGGCCATCCGGGTCGAGCGGCTGAGCGGTTTCCTGGCCGAGAGCCCGCCGCCCGCCTACTTCAGCTGGCTGAGGAGCCAGCATCCGGAGATCGCCCCCATCGGCGGGCCGACCACCGTTCCCGGCCGGGGCGACGACAGCCAGCGGTACACCTACCGGACGACGGAGCGCGCCGCCGGGAACCGGGACGCCGTGAACGAGAGCATCACGCGGACGACGTACATGGACCTGTTCAGCGGCGGCACGGATCTGTGGATCCTGTCGGTGACCTCGACGATCGAGCAGGAGAACTCAGCGAAGACCGGGATCTTCGAGCCGGTCGCCTTGTCGTTCATCGTCGACGGTTAGCCCGGCGAAGTACGCCTTCGACGCGCGCTGCTGCGCCAGCCTCCGCAGCACCGAGAGCAGCCTGTCGCCCAGAACCGTCTCCACGACGGCGATCTCGATGATCTGATCCAGCGACTCGATCCCCGAGATCCCTTCGAGGTCCAGGTCGGCGGTCCGGTCGGCGATCTCGGCGTAGGCGTCGAGTTTCTCGAGATACCAGCCGTGCCCGACCTCGCGGATCGTGCACAGGACGCCGACCAGGGCCTGGATGACCAGGTCGTCTTCGTCCTTGCAGGGCCAGCCGCGGCGGTCGGCGAGGGCGCGGACCGTGGCGAGCGCCCATTCGCGGGCTTCGTCGTCGACGACCCGCTTCGACGTCGTGATGCCCTGCTGCGCGATACCGAGAACGTGGTGGGGGCTGGCCTCCCCGGCGTCGACCGCGGCGAGTACTTCGCCGACCGTCGCGAGCGAAAGGCCGCCGACGTCCATCAGCGCCCTGATCAGCTTGATCCGCTGCACGTGCCCGTCGTCGTACTTCGCCTGGTTGGGGCTGGTCCGCTCGCCCGGCGGGAGCAGTCCTTCCCGCAGGTAGTACTTGATCGTGGCGACCGGGATCCCGGCTTTTTCGCTCAGTTCGGCCATCCGCACGCGTGCGTTCTCCCATCTCGGGGACGGTTCCAGGGTCATCCCTGAAGACTTCTCAGGATGGATAGTTTAACTTCCCATAACGGAGAGCTTGACTATCCATTTCTGGGAGGGACCCATGACCATCTTGACCGATCTCCGCGAGAGAACCCGCACCTGGCACCGGGGTTCGTATCGCTTCGCCCAGGCCTTCGCCGTGATCACCGTGCTGTGCGTCTTGGCCATGCTGATCGACCAGCGGACGCTGAACGGCGCCCCGCTCTGGGCGAAACCGTTCAAATTCGCCGTCTCCGCCACGCTGTACTTCTTCACCTGGAGCTGGCTCGTCTCCCTGCTGCCCAAGTTCCGGCGGACCGCGAGCTGGCTGGCGAACACGCTCGTCGTGATCTTCGGCGCCGAGTACGCGCTCGTGATCTTCCAGGCCGCCCGCGTCCGCGCGAGCCACTTCAACAACGCGACACCGCTCGACAACACGATCTTCCAGGTCATGGGCGGGATGATCGCCGTGCTCTGGATGGTCAACCTCGTCCTGACGATCGCCGTCATGTTCACCCGGATCCCCGACCGCGCGACGGCGTGGGCGGCCCGGATCGGCGCGATCCTCGGCATGATCGGGATCTCGCTGGCGACGCTGATGAGCAGCCCCACCCCGGACCAGCAGGCCCTGCTCGACGCGACCGGCCAGTCCGCGATGATCGGCGCGCATACCGTCGGCCTCCCCGACGGCGGCCCCGGCCTGCCGATCCTCGGCTGGAGCACGGTCGGCGGCGACCTGCGGATCCCGCATTTCCTCGGCCTGCACGGCCTCCAGGCGCTTCCTCTGCTCGCGCTCGCCCTCGGCGTCCTGGCCGCGCGCTACCCGCGGCTCCGCGACGACGTCCTCCGGCTGCGGCTCGTGGTGATCGCCGGCGTCGGCTACGCGGGCCTGCTCGCGTTGCTCACCTGGCAGGCGCTGCGCGGCCAGTCGATCGTCGCCCCCGACAGCCAGACCCTCACCGCCTTCGCCCTCCTGATCGCGGGCGTCGCCTTTAGCGGGCTGATCGCGATCGGGCGGCCGGCGAAGGACAGGGAGCTGGAGGCCTCGCTGCGATGAGCGTCGAGACCCTCTTCACCTGGACCTTCCCGCTGGCGACGCCGTTCTGGCTGCTGATGATCTTCCTGCCGGGCTGGTCGTGGACCCGCCGGATCATGGCGTCACCCTGGACGCCGCTGCTGCCGCTGATCCCGTACTTCGTCCTCGCGATCGCGCATTTCGGCGAGCTCTGGACGGCGGTCAGCAGGCCGGACCTCGGCGTGCTCGGCGCGTTCACCGGATCGCCGTACGGGGCGGCCACGATCTGGGCGCATCTGATCGCCTTCGACCTGTTCATCGCGCGCTGGATGTACCTCGAATCCCGCGAGCACCGGATCCACCCGCTGGTGACCGGGCCGATCCTGGCGCTCACGATCTTCCTGTCCCCGTTCGGGCTGGTGGCGTTCCTGCTCGTGCGAACCGTCCGGATACGCTCGTCGCATGAGTGAGAACGAGGTCGCGGCGGCCGCCGCCATCGCCGAACGCACCGGCGTCGAGAAGCACGACATCGCCGTCGTGCTCGGTTCGGGCTGGCGCCCGGCGGCGGACGTCATCGGGGAGCCCGAGGCGGAGATCCCGCTGGGCGAACTGCCCGGATTCGCCGCGCCGGGCGCGGTCGGGCACGGGGGAACCGTCCGGTCGGTCCGCGTCGGCGAGAAGCGCGCGCTGATCCTGCTGGGCCGCACGCATTTCTACGAGGGCAAGGGCATCGACCCGGTCGTGCACAACGTGCGCACCGCCGCGGCGGCCGGTGCCGGGACGGTGCTGCTGACCAACGCCGCGGGCGGCCTGCGCGAGGGCTTCCGCGTCGGGCAGCCGGTGCTGATCTCCGACCACCTGAACCTCACCGCGCGCTCGCCGATCGTCGGCGCGAACTTCGTCGACCTGACGGATCTCTACTCGAAGCGGCTGCGCGACATCGCGCGCGAAATCGACCCTTCGCTGGAGGAGGGCGTGTACGCGGGGCTCACCGGGCCGCATTTCGAGACGCCCGCGGAAATCCGCATGCTGCGGACGCTCGGCGCCGACCTCGTCGGCATGTCGACGGTGCTGGAGGCCATCGCCGCCCGCGCCGCCGGGGTCGAGGTGTTCGGGCTTTCGCTGGTGACCAACCTGGCGGCCGGGATGACCGGGGAACCGCTGAACCACGAAGAGGTCCTCGAGGCGGGCCGTCAGTCCGCCACCCGCATGGGCACCCTGCTCAAGGAACTCGTCTCCCGCGCCTGAGAAGTGTCATGAAAGGGTCGTTCAGGACGTTTTTCGTCCTGAACGACCCTTTCATGACATCCGGGGCACTTCTCAGCCGGCGAACTCGGGAAGCCGCTGGGCGACCTCCGCGGGCGAAGGCATCGCGGCGACCTCGTCGGCGAGCCGACGTGCAGCACCGCGGACGGCCTCGTCGGCGAGCAGCTTTCGCGCCTGCTCGAAAATGACGTCCTCGACGGCCTCGGCACCGATCAGCTGCGCGCCCACCCCGGCCGCGACGACGGCCTCGGCGTTCGTGAACTGGTCCGCCCCCTGCGGCAGTACCAGCTGCGGCAACCCGGCGCCGAAGGCACCCATCGTCGTCCCGCTGCCGCCGTGGTGGACCACGAGATCGACGTGCGGCAGGAGCTCGACCTGCGGCACCCAGCTCTCGACCCGGACATTGCCCGGGACTTCGCCCAGGCTCGCCGGATCCACCGTCGGGCCCGCCGCGACGATGACGTCCGCGTCGAGCCGCGCGAGGGCGCCGATGGCCCGCTTCAACACGTCTTCGTCACCGAAGGCGGTCCCGAGGGTGAGGTAGACGAGCGGACGGCTCTTGTCCCGGCCGACCACACCCGCCGGGAGGTCTCCCGGCTCGGCCCAGCCGACCGGACGTAGCGGGATCCGGGTCGCCGTGGCCAGGAAATCCGGCGCTTGCACCGATTCCGGACAGATGTCGACGACGGGATCGCCGAAGGACGGCAGCTTCAAGCCACCCAAACCGACTTCCGTGGCGAATTCCGCGACGCGGCCGTAGATGACATCCATGACGTCACCCGGCGAGAATCGGCCGAAACCGTGCCCGATCGCGGGAATCCCGGCGAGGTGGGCGGCGATGGCACCACCTGCGTTGCCGCTTTCGTAGACGACGAGATCCGGCCGGTGCCGTTCCAGCAGCGGTGTGAGATCGGCGACGAAACGCCGGGGCAGCACATTTCCGAACACTTCGCCGATGACGGGATTGAACGATTCGGGCGGGGCGTCGGAGGCGTTGGGTTTCGGAGCGTCGGGCCCGGCGATCGACTCGAACGCCTCCCGCATCCCGAATCCGGCGATTTCCACTGCCAGACCGGCCTTTTCGACCACCGCCAGCATGTCTTCGCCGGTGGCGAAGACGACCTCGTGCCCGGCGTCGCGAGCGGCGACGGCGAGCGGTAGTAGGGGATAGAGATGACCATGACTCACCAGAGAAGTGAAGATCAATCGCACCCTCTCCAACGTACCCGTAGGCTGACTCGGTGACGACTTCCTTGACCTCGGATCTCCGGGATCGGGCGTTCCGCTGGATCGCCGACGACCCGGACGACGATTCCCGCGTCGAGCTGCAGAACATCCTCGCCCGCGCGATGGGCGGCGAAGCCGGTGCGGCGGACGAACTCGCGGACCGCATGGCCGGACCGCTCGAATTCGGCACCGCCGGGCTGCGCGGCCCGGTGCGCGCGGGCCCCCATGGGATGAACGTCGCGGTCGTCACCCGGACGACGGCGGGTGTCGCGGCCTGGCTGACCGCACAAGGACATTCGGGCGGTGTCGTGGTGGTCGGCCGCGACGCGCGGCACGGTTCGGAGGCCTTCGCCAAGGCCGCCGCCGAGGTGCTGACGGCCGCCGGGTTCGCGGTGAAGACGCTGCCCGGCCCGCTGCCCACGCCGGTGCTCGCGTTCGCCGTACTGGAACTCGGCGCGGTGGCGGGTATCCAGATCACCGCGTCGCACAATCCCCCGGCCGACAACGGTTACAAGCTTTACGACGCGACGGGCGGCCAGATCGTCCCGCCTTCGGACGGCGAGATCGAGCGCGCCATCGAAGCCGCTCCCCCGGCGATCAGCGTGCCGCGCGAGCCCGGCGCCGAAGTGCTGGGCGACGAACTCCGCGACGCGTACCTCGCCAAGGTCGCGCTGCTGCCGCGCGGCCCGGAACGCGCGGTCAAGGTCGCCGCGACGGCGTTGCACGGCGTCGGCGCGGAGACCCTGCGCGCCGCGTTCGAGCGCGCCGGTTTCACCGAGCTGAGCCTGGTCGCCGAGCAATCCACGCCTGATCCCGACTTCCCGACGGTCGCCTTTCCGAATCCGGAGGAACCGGGCGCGACGGATCTCTTGCTGGCTCTGGCGTCCGAGGTCGGCGCCGACCTGGCGATCGCGCTCGACCCGGACGCCGACCGGTGCGCGCTGGGCGTGCGCGAGCGGGACGGTTCGTGGCGGATGCTGCGCGGGGACGAAACGGGCGTCCTGCTCGGCTGGCACGTTCTGTCCACTGTAGACAGTGTCGATCCGCTGGTGGCCACGACGATCGTCTCGTCGTCGATGCTCGGCGAAGTCGCGAAAGAATTCGGAGCGCGCTACGCGGAGACCTTGACCGGGTTCAAATGGCTGGTCCGTGCCGGCGAAGGGCTCGTGTTCGCTTACGAAGAGGCGCTCGGCCTCTGCGTGAACCCCGGTTTCGTGCGCGACAAGGACGGCATCTCCGCCGCCGTGCTCGCCGCGGGCCTGGCCGCCTCCCTGCGCGCGGCGGGCCGCGGACCGCTGGACGTCCTCGACGAACTGGCCGTGAAGCACGGCGTGCACGTGACGGATCAGGTCTCGCTGCGCGTCACCGATCTGTCGGTGCGGGAGCGCCTGATGGCGGGCCTGCGCGCCACACCCCCGGTGTCGTTGGGCGGCACCGACGTCACGATGGAGGACCTCCTGCCCGACGCCGACGTCCTCCGCCTGAGCGGCGAGGGGCTGCGTGTCGTCATCAGGCCGTCCGGGACCGAGCCGAAACTGAAGGCGTACCTGCAGATCAAGGAGCCGGTCACCGGCGATCTCGCCGAGGCGCGTGCCGCCGCGGACGCGCGGCTGGCGGCACTCCGGGCCGACATCGAGTCCCGGCTGGCCTGACATGCCGAAGCTGCTGATCGTCCACCACACGCCGTCGCCCTCGACGCAGGCGATGTTCGAAGCCGTGCTCTCCGGCGCGAACCATCCGGACATCGAGGGCGTCGACGTCGTGCGCCGCGCGGCGCTGGGCGCGACCGTGCCCGACGTCCTGGAGGCCGACGGCTACCTGCTCGGCACCCCGGCGAATCTCGGCTACATGTCCGGCGCGCTGAAGCACTTCTTCGACACCGTCTATTACCCGTGCCTGGATTCCACGCGGGGGCGTCCGTTCGGGTTCTTCGTGCACGGCAACAGCGACACGTCCGGCACCGTGCGCGGGATCGAGGCCATCACGACCGGCCTCGGCTGGGAAAGCGCGGCCTCGCCGGTGCTCGTCACCGGCGAACCGGGCAAAGCGGATCTCGAGGCCTGTTTCGAATTGGGCGGCACCCTGGCCGCCACGCTCATGCCCTGACCCCACACCAGCATTTCGTCCTCTGAATGCGGTCGTTCGCGATGCGGACTATCGCATTCAGAGGACGAAACGCGAGGGGTGAAAGTAAAGGGGCCTGTCACCGGAAGCCCTGGGGGTCGACCTCCGGCAACAGGCCTAGGCCAAGGGTTCGCCGTGATGGCGATCAACCTTGGCTGCCTCAGCGTACTACATCCGGCACGATCTTGTGCACCCACCGGAAAAAACGGCTCTCACTCCGGCGTCCGTACACCCCCAGGGCACGGATTCCGGAGTGAGAGACCGGACACGGCACGAAACCGCTTGACAACTGTAAACCACTGCATACATGCGCTGTCAACAGCTGCGGACAGGCTGTATCGCGTTACACTCCAACTACGGAACGGGACTACGGAACGGTTGGGGGGTCATGTCGCCGTATCAGACCTTCGCCCAGAAACTGACCGCGCTGATCGATTCGGTGCGCGCGGACGAAGGCGCCCCGCACAGCTATCGCGAGCTGTCCGCGGCGATCGACCGTGCCGGCGGGCCCACCATGTCGCCCGCGTACCTCCAGCAGCTCGCCACGGGCAAACGGGTCAATCCGAAGATCCACTACGTCGAAGCGCTGGCGAAACTGTTCGGGGTGCCGATCACGTACTTCTTCGACGAGCAGGAGCCCCAACCGGTCGGAGAGGCGACGCTCATGGCCATGCGCGCACAGGAACTGTCCCCGCAGGGCCGTCGTCAGGTGATGGACCTGCTGGAGCTCGTCGAACGCTACGAACGGGCCGAGCGCGAGCAGCCGGAAGAGAACCGATGAAGGAACGGGAACTCCGCAAACGCTGCCGCAAGATGCTGAACAAGCTCGACATCGAGCCGCCGCTCGACGTCGGCGTGCTCTGCGAACGGCTCGGCGAACAGCGCGGCAGGCCGATCCGCCTGATGCCGTATCCGCTGGAGGTCCCCGGCCCGTTCGGCTGCTGGATCGCCACCGGTTCGGCGGACTACATCTTCTTCCAGCAGGAGACCACGAAGTCCCACCAGGACCACATCATCCTGCACGAACTCGGGCATATGCTCGCCGATCACCATCCCGGCGGCGACGCCGAACCCGCCGACTTCCTGCGCGGCCCCGCCCCCGGCCTCGACGGCGACGCGGTACACCGCGCTTTACGCCGCACCTCCTACGATGAGGCGCACGAATGGGAAGCCGAGACCGTGGCGACCATCATCCTCGAATGGGCGTCGGTCTTGAACTACACGATTCCCCGTCGCGCCGACGACGATGACGTCCGCCGCGTCCAAGGCGCGCTGGGCGACCATCAAGGGTGGCTGTGACTCCACTGTTCTCCCCCATCAACGTCGTGGCGATGGTGCTGTTCGCGACCGCGCTCGCCTGGCGGATCTACCAGACCTACCGAGCACCCCGCCTGCTGCCGAACTGGGCGATCACGATCACGATCGTCTGCGTCGCGGGCTCCTTCCTCGCCCAGCAGAAGGTCATCGTCGGCTGGCTCGACGACCTGACCGGCAAGGGCACCGGCCGCCTGGTCAACAACGTCCTGCTCGCCATCGGCGTCTGCGCGCTGTTGATCGTGTTCCTCGGCTCCGCACTGGGCCCGCGCCGGCCGGGGCGCGTCCTGTTCGAACTGATCCCGTTGTCCGGCGCGATCGCGCTGATGCTGGTCGCCATGGCCGTCACGCCGCCGGAGGTGCGGGGGCTGGCGCTGAGCCCGAAGCTCGTGCACGTGCCCGGGGTGGCGCTGTTCTACCTCGGCGCCGGGATCTACCTGATCTACGGCCTCGCCGCCTGCGCCTGGTGGATCTTCCGGTACATCCGCACCGCGGACCGCCATCTGAAGATCGGGCTGAAACTCAGCGCCGCCGGGCTGATCTGCCTTTCCGTCGGCAGCGTCTTCCGCGCGCTCTACATCGTGATCGCGTGGGCGTTCGGGCCGTCGATCCCGATTCTGCTCACCGTCGCCGTCCCGCTGGTGCTCCTCGGGATCGTGCTCTTCCTCGCCGGGATCACCTATCCCGGCGCCCGCGCGCGGTTCGCCGCGCTGCGACGGCGCCGTCAGCACCGGCGGCATCACGACGAACTCACCCCGCTGTGGACCGCGCTGGCCGGGATCTACCCGAACATCGTGCTCCGGACCACCCCGCAGGGCGCGTGGGAGCGGTGGCGCCCGCGCACGGTCCACCGCCGGTACTACCGCCGGGTGATCGAGATCCGGGACGGGCTCGTGCAGCTGAGCCCCTATCTGGAAACCGATCTGACCGCACTCGCCGCGGACGATCCGCACGCGGCGGCGGAAGCCCTCAAGCGCGCGATCGCCCGGCAGACCGCGGGCGAGGAGACCGACGGGCGCGCGAAACTCGTGCTCCCCGGCGGCGCCTCCGACATCGAATCCGACGTGCGGCCGTTGCTCGCGCTCTCCGCCGCCGTTTCCAGGAGCGACGCATGACGAAACAGCTTTTGCTGACGGCGAGCCGGATCCTGCCGCGTCCGAGCACGCCGGTCGAAGACGGCGCCGTGCTCGTCGAGGGCGACCGCATCCTCGCGGCGGGCCCGCGCGCCG carries:
- a CDS encoding methylmalonyl-CoA mutase family protein — its product is MTEVAETESVPTPGEPDAPEELELAAEFPEASRDQWRELVAGVLRKSGAIDESFDGLPESKLVTRTYDGLEIQPLYTAEDTVDGTGFPGLPPFVRSARPEGAVTTGWDVRARYTRRDAKATNAAILADLEGGVSSIWLRAGATGVPVADLGDALNEVYIDLAPVVLDAGDEYEAAANELFALFAEREIPASAVTATLGADPIGSAARTGSAHPLAPAAELAARVAVSHPKVRTIVADGLPFHEAGGSDAQELGATIAAGVAYLRALTETGLDVDTAAAQIEFRLAATADQFLTIAKFRAARRLWARVTEVSGGKASGMRQHAVTSPAMLTQRDPWVNMLRTTLACFGAGVGGADAITVLPFDAAIGQPDAFSARIARNTHAVLLEESKLAGVIDPAGGSWYVENLTEDLAKAAWREFTAIEAAGGIEAELASGALAARLAETWEKRSKRIGTRRDPITGVSEFPNLTEKAVVRDPLGDLPGGGLPRYRYAEAFEALRDRADAHPSRPRVFLATLGPVAAHTARASFAANLFQAGGIEAVNPGAPEDVVAEFRASGTKIACLCGSNTSYAEEADSVAKALKEAGATSVLLAGKPGDHPDVTGYLFTGCDALEILTGTLNELGVQ
- a CDS encoding serine/threonine-protein kinase codes for the protein MPSDTTESSESPGDEKRVVAGRYRLRSVIGSGSMGTVWSAYDEFLHRPVAVKEVRLPPGVPASQADELRERTLREARAIAVLSHPNVIILHDVARENDEPFVVMELLPSRSLAHILRDHGPLTVEQAAAVGIAVASALEAAHAAGITHRDVKPGNVLVAGDGRIKLTDFGIARNVSEATMTRTGMMLGSPAYIAPEVASGGAVVPAADLWGLGATLFAAIEGSPPYDADGDPLETVGKVVNGKVPKPGPGPLADVIGALMKKEPSKRITLREVRRRLYPLQAKTLIDLFPAELFHTPDGKKTTAHLDATDTQVIKPVAPEKPGEGTSSELAADPGPLPFLNQPAPAPPVELAPMPTVTPPPPRRPGRSTVGTVVLALASVVLFLLAAGGGFVLARAVGGQDLRPPEKLQQGDTIITQPPPKLITQQGDASTVNGLKGGRFSLGVPEGWQKFVAPHITRGVPSTVVQYVSPDGRQAIRVERLSGFLAESPPPAYFSWLRSQHPEIAPIGGPTTVPGRGDDSQRYTYRTTERAAGNRDAVNESITRTTYMDLFSGGTDLWILSVTSTIEQENSAKTGIFEPVALSFIVDG
- a CDS encoding MerR family transcriptional regulator produces the protein MTLEPSPRWENARVRMAELSEKAGIPVATIKYYLREGLLPPGERTSPNQAKYDDGHVQRIKLIRALMDVGGLSLATVGEVLAAVDAGEASPHHVLGIAQQGITTSKRVVDDEAREWALATVRALADRRGWPCKDEDDLVIQALVGVLCTIREVGHGWYLEKLDAYAEIADRTADLDLEGISGIESLDQIIEIAVVETVLGDRLLSVLRRLAQQRASKAYFAGLTVDDERQGDRLEDPGLR
- a CDS encoding ABA4-like family protein, whose amino-acid sequence is MSVETLFTWTFPLATPFWLLMIFLPGWSWTRRIMASPWTPLLPLIPYFVLAIAHFGELWTAVSRPDLGVLGAFTGSPYGAATIWAHLIAFDLFIARWMYLESREHRIHPLVTGPILALTIFLSPFGLVAFLLVRTVRIRSSHE
- a CDS encoding purine-nucleoside phosphorylase gives rise to the protein MSENEVAAAAAIAERTGVEKHDIAVVLGSGWRPAADVIGEPEAEIPLGELPGFAAPGAVGHGGTVRSVRVGEKRALILLGRTHFYEGKGIDPVVHNVRTAAAAGAGTVLLTNAAGGLREGFRVGQPVLISDHLNLTARSPIVGANFVDLTDLYSKRLRDIAREIDPSLEEGVYAGLTGPHFETPAEIRMLRTLGADLVGMSTVLEAIAARAAGVEVFGLSLVTNLAAGMTGEPLNHEEVLEAGRQSATRMGTLLKELVSRA
- a CDS encoding glycosyltransferase, with the translated sequence MRLIFTSLVSHGHLYPLLPLAVAARDAGHEVVFATGEDMLAVVEKAGLAVEIAGFGMREAFESIAGPDAPKPNASDAPPESFNPVIGEVFGNVLPRRFVADLTPLLERHRPDLVVYESGNAGGAIAAHLAGIPAIGHGFGRFSPGDVMDVIYGRVAEFATEVGLGGLKLPSFGDPVVDICPESVQAPDFLATATRIPLRPVGWAEPGDLPAGVVGRDKSRPLVYLTLGTAFGDEDVLKRAIGALARLDADVIVAAGPTVDPASLGEVPGNVRVESWVPQVELLPHVDLVVHHGGSGTTMGAFGAGLPQLVLPQGADQFTNAEAVVAAGVGAQLIGAEAVEDVIFEQARKLLADEAVRGAARRLADEVAAMPSPAEVAQRLPEFAG
- a CDS encoding phospho-sugar mutase: MTTSLTSDLRDRAFRWIADDPDDDSRVELQNILARAMGGEAGAADELADRMAGPLEFGTAGLRGPVRAGPHGMNVAVVTRTTAGVAAWLTAQGHSGGVVVVGRDARHGSEAFAKAAAEVLTAAGFAVKTLPGPLPTPVLAFAVLELGAVAGIQITASHNPPADNGYKLYDATGGQIVPPSDGEIERAIEAAPPAISVPREPGAEVLGDELRDAYLAKVALLPRGPERAVKVAATALHGVGAETLRAAFERAGFTELSLVAEQSTPDPDFPTVAFPNPEEPGATDLLLALASEVGADLAIALDPDADRCALGVRERDGSWRMLRGDETGVLLGWHVLSTVDSVDPLVATTIVSSSMLGEVAKEFGARYAETLTGFKWLVRAGEGLVFAYEEALGLCVNPGFVRDKDGISAAVLAAGLAASLRAAGRGPLDVLDELAVKHGVHVTDQVSLRVTDLSVRERLMAGLRATPPVSLGGTDVTMEDLLPDADVLRLSGEGLRVVIRPSGTEPKLKAYLQIKEPVTGDLAEARAAADARLAALRADIESRLA
- a CDS encoding flavodoxin family protein — encoded protein: MPKLLIVHHTPSPSTQAMFEAVLSGANHPDIEGVDVVRRAALGATVPDVLEADGYLLGTPANLGYMSGALKHFFDTVYYPCLDSTRGRPFGFFVHGNSDTSGTVRGIEAITTGLGWESAASPVLVTGEPGKADLEACFELGGTLAATLMP
- a CDS encoding helix-turn-helix domain-containing protein — protein: MSPYQTFAQKLTALIDSVRADEGAPHSYRELSAAIDRAGGPTMSPAYLQQLATGKRVNPKIHYVEALAKLFGVPITYFFDEQEPQPVGEATLMAMRAQELSPQGRRQVMDLLELVERYERAEREQPEENR
- a CDS encoding MAB_1171c family putative transporter; translated protein: MTPLFSPINVVAMVLFATALAWRIYQTYRAPRLLPNWAITITIVCVAGSFLAQQKVIVGWLDDLTGKGTGRLVNNVLLAIGVCALLIVFLGSALGPRRPGRVLFELIPLSGAIALMLVAMAVTPPEVRGLALSPKLVHVPGVALFYLGAGIYLIYGLAACAWWIFRYIRTADRHLKIGLKLSAAGLICLSVGSVFRALYIVIAWAFGPSIPILLTVAVPLVLLGIVLFLAGITYPGARARFAALRRRRQHRRHHDELTPLWTALAGIYPNIVLRTTPQGAWERWRPRTVHRRYYRRVIEIRDGLVQLSPYLETDLTALAADDPHAAAEALKRAIARQTAGEETDGRAKLVLPGGASDIESDVRPLLALSAAVSRSDA